A region of Lycium barbarum isolate Lr01 chromosome 1, ASM1917538v2, whole genome shotgun sequence DNA encodes the following proteins:
- the LOC132609523 gene encoding uncharacterized protein LOC132609523, translated as MSCSIAILNSVSSPYCKCSPKSLFKWDLGNDKSNDDKPQVRYHDLDLPFPPSLVSKTFLKGRELKCCYKASVDGYSATDFHNSSDFKGPCVIIGYTTKAFKFGAFNPEGYRSTDDYYDTFDAFLFYWAEDDQQPITLPKVGGSGAALFDYARGGPQFGADGLLIGPPLAPVMGGFAGPDTNSGVGDLRQAKSRLGLSYAKRPDGKESLFGDESKAVIDEVLVFCSPQIASLY; from the exons ATGAGTTGCTCCATAGCAATACTAAATTCTGTATCCAGTCCTTATTGTAAATGTTCTCCAAAGAGCTTATTTAAGTGGGATTTAGGGAATGACAAGAGTAATGATGATAAGCCACAAGTCAGATATCATGATCTTGATCTTCCTTTCCCTCCTTCCCTTGTCAGTAAAACATTCTTGAAAG GAAGGGAACTGAAATGCTGCTATAAGGCATCAGTGGATGGATATAGTGCAACTGATTTCCACAACAGCTCTGATTTCAAAGGACCATGTGTGATCATTGGCTACACAACAAAGGCCTTTAAGTTTGGAGCATTTAATCCAGAAGGCTACAGAAGTACAGATGATTATTATGACACTTTTGATGCATTTCTCTTTTACTGGGCTGAAGATGATCAACAACCAATAACATTGCCTAAAGTAGGGGGAAGTGGTGCTGCCCTTTTTGATTATGCTAGAGGAGGGCCACAATTTGGTGCTGATGGATTGCTAATTGGACCTCCATTGGCTCCTGTCATGGGTGGATTTGCAGGACCTGATACTAATTCCGGGGTTGGTGATTTAAGACAAGCTAAATCAAGATTGGGACTTTCTTATGCTAAAAGGCCTGATGGTAAAGAGTCATTATTTGGAGATGAGTCTAAGGCTGTTATTGATGAAGTTCTTGTGTTTTGCAGTCCTCAAATTGCTAGCTTGTATTGA